A window of Ovis canadensis isolate MfBH-ARS-UI-01 breed Bighorn chromosome X, ARS-UI_OviCan_v2, whole genome shotgun sequence contains these coding sequences:
- the LOC138930858 gene encoding protein FAM209-like — MATWVLVGAGPSVTSPRAQPCLVLSLQVPAQTSAPGATSSQLTMRSVMWLFFWSTFISFVFAYMFYVLRDEAEESPWMVPTGRHFRIRQNQPEHAPGWFGSNSHWLLIFLMFLVILKFPGGDDESNVCTPPGRQGCSSGPPGRKKIKASPYKDCMCGALTQVKTKLVNLVSRMGYLKLIAATGDRRQCPNIEVLGDAQNNITVYELGVTGDPDGVDFHIKEEE, encoded by the coding sequence ATGGCCACATGGGTtctggtgggggcggggccctCTGTGACGTCACCAagggcccagccctgcctggtcCTCAGTCTCCAGGTGCCAGCGCAGACCAGCGCACCAGGAGCCACTTCGTCTCAGCTGACGATGCGGTCGGTAATGTGGTTATTTTTCTGGTCTACGTTTATCTCATTTGTCTTTGCCTATATGTTTTATGTCCTGAGAGATGAAGccgaagaatccccatggatggtgCCCACCGGAAGGCACTTCCGAATTCGGCAGAATCAACCAGAGCATGCCCCAGGCTGGTTTGGGAGCAATTCGCACTGGCTGTTAATCTTCCTCATGTTTTTGGTGATCCTGAAGTTTCCCGGAGGCGATGACGAAAGTAACGTGTGCACTCCTCCTGGCCGTCAGGGCTGTTCATCTGGCCCTCcaggaagaaagaagataaaGGCTTCCCCCTACAAAGACTGTATGTGCGGTGCCTTAACCCAGGTCAAGACGAAACTTGTGAACCTTGTGTCCAGGATGGGATATCTGAAACTCATCGCGGCAACCGGTGATAGACGCCAATGTCCCAATATTGAGGTTCTTGGTGATGCACAGAATAACATTACAGTATATGAGTTAGGGGTCACCGGAGACCCCGATGGAGTGGATTTTCACATCAAGGAAGAAGAGTAG